Genomic window (Microbacterium oxydans):
TCTCCCGACTGTGGAGCTCGCCCGAGTTCCTGCGGCAGTGCGCTCCGGAGCTGTCGGCGACCGATGCCGCACTCCTCCGGCGCGACGGCTCCGCGCCGTGGACGACCGCGGACCTTCCCTTCCTCGACGCCGCCCGCCGCCGCATCGGCGACCCGGACGCGGTGCGCGAGGAGCATCGCCGTCAGGCCGTCATCGCCTCGGCGCAGGAGCAGATGTCGCACGTCGTCGACCACCTGATCGAAGACGACGACAGCGAGATGAAGGTCATGTCGATCCTCCGCGGACAGGACGCACGGAACGTCCTGATCGGCGTCGACGCCCCGCCGCCGCCCCGCCCGGACGAACTCGCCGGACCGTTCGGACACATCGTCGTCGACGAGGCGCAGGAGCTCACGGACGCCGAGTGGAGGATGCTCCTCGCACGGTGCCCGTCCCGCAGCTTCACGATCGTGGGCGACCGCGCCCAGGCCCGACACGGCTTCACCGAGAGCTGGGAGGTGCGGCTCGCTCGCGTGGGTCTGCGGGACGTGCGGATCGCGCATCTCGGCGTGAACTATCGGACCCCGGCCGAGGTGATGACAGAGGCCGCGCCCGCCATCCTCGCCGCGATCCCGGATGCGAACGTCCCGACCTCGGTGCGCGAGAGCGGGGTGCCCGTCCGGTTCGACGCGGTCGCGTCGCTGGCGTCGGTGCTGGAGACCTGGCTCGACGCGCATCCGGAGGGCGTGGCCTGCGTGATCGGCGACTCCGGGTTCCGACCGACGGCCCGCGTGCGGTCGCTGACCCCCACCGGGGCCAAGGGGCTCGAGTTCGATCTCGTCGTGCTGGTCCGCCCCGAGCAGTTCGGCGACGACGTGACCGGGGCGGTGGATCGCTACGTCGCGATGACCCGCACGACGAGGGAGCTCGTGGTGCTGAGCTGAGCCCCGAGGCCGTCGCGTCCAGCCCCTGTACCCGACCCGCGGACCGTCCTACTCTGGACGGATGGAGATCCTCGATCAGACTCCACCGCACTGCCCCGAGGATGACGTCGTGATGCGGGAAGTGGCCGGTGGGTGGCGGTGTCCGGAATGCGGGCACCTGCGACAGCGCCAGGATGTCGAAGCGCGGTGGTCGGCGGACCGGAGGCCGGGTGCCTGACGCCGGGCTCAGCCCACGAGGACGCGCCCGGGGCGGGCCTGCCAGCGCTGATCGCGGCGCTCGATCCGGATCGGATACTCGAAGCTCTCCGTCACCAGCTCCGTGGTGAGCACGTCGTCGGCGGCGCCTCGGGCGACGATCCTCCCCTTCGCGATCAGCGCGGCGTGCGTGGTCGTGGTGGGCAGCTCCTCCAGGTGGTGCGTGACGAGGACGGTCGCCAGCCCCGGCTGCGACTCGTGCAGCAGGTCGAGCGTCTCCAGGAACTGCTCGCGGGCGGCGACGTCCAGTCCCGTCGAGGGCTCGTCGAGAAGCAGCAGGGCGGGATCCGGGAGGAGGGCCCGCGCGATGAGGGCACGGCCGCGCTCTCCCTGCGACATGGTCGGCCACGTCGTGCCCTCGAGCGCTCCCAGGCCGAGCATCGCTATGAGACGGTCGGCCCGGTCGAGGATCGTCGGATCGGGAGCCCACCTGTTCATGAGCTCGGTCGTCCCGGTGGCACCGGTGAGCACGACCTCGCGGACGGTCAACGGCGAGCGCAGCGGGTGACGCGGGTTCACGTGTCCGATCGACTCGCGGAGGAGACGGATCTCGACGCGACCGAGCTGCCGCCCCAGCACATGCACCTCACCGCGTGTCGGGTGGGCCTGCGCGCCGCACATGCTCAGGACCGTGCTCTTCCCGGCGCCGTTGGGGCCGATCAGCGCCCAGTGCTCCCCCGCCCGGACCGTGAGGTCGATGGCGGCGAGGATCCGCCGGCCGCCACGGACCACGTCGACCCCGCTCAGCCGCAGCACCTCGGCGGCTGCAGACGACTCTCCCGTCATGCGCTCCCCGGTCACGTGCTCCCCGGTTACGTGCTCCCCCGCCATCACGCGAGCCCGTCCCGCAGGGCGCGCAGGTGCGCACGGCTGCGCTCCGACGCGGCGACCGCATCCCGGTCGGCGATCGCGGCGGCCTGGTCGGCGTGCGCCTCGTGATCCTCGTCTCCGCCGAACTCCCTGCGCATGCGGAGCATCTCGATCATGGCCTCCCGCAGTCGGGGGGTGAAGGTGTCGAAGAGGTCGAGCAGCACGGGATTGTGCGCGGCGGCGACGACCGCTCGGTGGAAGGCCGTGTCGGCGTCGACATGGCCCTCGAGGTCGGAGCGCTGCGCCTCGCGCTGGTCGAGAGCTCGGCGGATGGCGCGGAGGTCGGCCGGGGTGCGGCGTTCGGCGGCGAGCGCGGCGGCTTCGGCCTCGATCGCGATGCGCGCCTCGATCACCGCGACGACTCCCGCTTTGCGGAGCACCGCGTCCCAGTCCTCCGGCGCGTCGAGTGCGGTCACGAACACACCGGCGCCCTGCCGCGACGCCAGCACGCCGCGGCCGGCCAGCTGGCGGATGGCCTCACGCACCGTCGAGCGGCCGACGCCGAGCTGGGGCGCGAGCGTGGTCTCGCCCGGGAGCTTCTCACCCAGCGCCCATTCGCCGGATCGGATCCGCTCCAGAAGCAGTTCCGCCGCCTGATCCGCGAGCGGTGCGCGTCTCACCTGAGCCATCTGCGCTCTTTCCCATCTCGTCTACTTGGCTGAGGAGTTGTGTTACAGTCTAGCCATGTTCTCGGGCGAGTTCCTCCTTCTTCACCGCCACGACGGGGCCTAGCCGGACCGGCTCCCCGTCGTGGAGTCGAACGTGTGCCGGTCGCCGACTCGTTGAAGGAAGCAGCACCGACATGACCACGACCCCGTTCACCCGCATCTCCACGCCGGCGGGTCCCATCCCCGACCAGGCACCCTCCTGGAACCGTCAGCGCCGGTCCCAGATGCCCTCGCATCGCTACCGGGACGTCCACTCCCGCGTGGAACTCCCCCTGACGCGACGCGACTGGCCCAGCCGGCGCCTGACCGAAGCGCCGCTGTGGGTGCCGGTCGACCTGCGCGACGGCAACCAGGCGCTCGCGGAGCCGATGGACCCGGCACGCAAGCGGCGCTTCTTCGAGCTGATGGTGTCGATGGGGTACAAGGAGATCGAGGTCGGATACCCCTCGGCCTCGCAGACCGACTACGACTTCGTGCGCCTGATCGCGGAGGGCGGCATCGCCCCGTCGGACGTCACGATCGTGGTGTTCACCCCCGCGCGGCGGGACCTCATCGAACGCACGGTCGCGTCGATCCAGGGCATCTCCCAACCGGTCGTGATCCATATGTACACCGCGACCGCTCCGGCCTGGCGGGACCTCGTGCTCGGGCACTCGCGCGAGGGCCTCAAGGAGCTCATCCTCGCCGGCGGCCGCGACGTCCTCGAATTCGCCGGGGACATGCCGAACGTCCGGTTCGAGTTCTCGCCCGAGGTGTTCAACCTGACCGAGCCCGACTACGTGCTCGACATCTGCGATGCGATGACCGAGCTCTGGCAGGCCACGCCCGAGCGACCCGTGATCCTCAACCTCCCCGCCACGGTCGAGGTCGCCACTCCGAACGTGTACGCGGACCAGATCGAGTACATGCACCGGAACCTCGCACGCCGCGACGCCGTGATCCTGTCGGTCCACCCGCACAACGACCGCGGCACGGGGATCGCCTGCGCCGAGCTGGCCGTGCTCGCGGGCGCCCAGCGGGTGGAGGGCTGCATCTTCGGCAACGGCGAGCGCACCGGCAACGTCGACATCGCGACTCTGGCGCTCAACCTGCACGCGCAGGGCATCGATCCCATGATCGACTTCTCCGACATTGACGAGATCCGCCGGACGGTGGAGTACTGCAACCGGATCGACATCCCCGAGCGCCACCCCTACGTCGGCGACCTCGTGCACACGGCCTTCAGCGGCACCCATCAGGACGCGATCAAGAAAGGCTTCGCCGAGCATCGTGCCCGCGCGATCGCCGAGGGCCGTCCGGAGCGCGACATCGAGTGGCGGGTGCCGTACCTGCCCATCGATCCTGCCGACATCGGCCGCGACTACGACGCCGTGATCCGGGTGAACTCCCAGTCCGGCAAGGGCGGGATCGCGTACCTCCTGGAGAGCGGATACGGCATCGAGCTGCCCCGACGGCTGCAGATCGACTTCGCCCGGCACGTGCAGCGGCACACGGATGCCACCGGGACGGAGGTCACGGCCGCCGAGCTGTGGGACGTGTTCGACCGCGTGTACCTCGGAGCCCCGGACGACGCGGCCCCGGCCCCGGTCTCACTGCGGGCCTACGACACGGCGGAGAGCGAGGACGGCTCGCGCACCCGGATCACCCTGGACGTCGAGGGGCGCGAGCACACGAGCACGCACGAGGAGGGCGGGCCGGTGGAGGCTCTGACCGCGGCGCTCGCCGCCGAGGGGTTCCCGGTCGACGTGGTGAGCCTGCACCAGACGAGCGTGGGCACGGGCGACGACAGCGACGCGCTCACGTTGCTCGAGCACCGCACCGCCGACGGCATCGAATGGGTCGCCGGCCAGGGACGGTCCGTCCTCACCGCGAGCCTGTCCGCGGTGATGGCCGCGGCCCGGAGCGTCGCGCGGATCCTGCCGGAGGCGCTTCCGCAGCGGTAGCGGTGATCAGCCGGCGGCGCGCAGGGGGACCTTCACGTCGCCGCCGGCTTCCTCCGTGATCCGCTCCCCCATCTGCACGAACGTCGGGGCGGAGATGAAGCCGCCGGCGAACAGCGCCTGCCCCTGCAGGAACTCCGCGGACCGCCGGATGGCGCCCTCCGACGCGAAGCCGAACACGTCGGCCAGCTCGGCGAGGTCGCGGGGCGCGTTCACCCGCATGAGTGCGAGGTTGTCGCACTGCGAGAGGACGTTGGGGTGGATCTTCGTGGGGCGCTGCGTGGAGAGCAGCAGCCACAGGCCGAATTTGCGTCCTTCGGCGGCGATCTGCACGAGCTGCTCGGTGAGGGCGCGCTCGACCGCGGTCTCCGGATGCGGCGAGCACAGGTTGTGGGCCTCGTCGATCACGATCAGCACCGGACGCCGCTCCTCCCGACGCGCCCACAGGTGCTCGAGCACGGCGAGCGCGGCGACCTTCGGCTCCGCACGGTGCTCGAAGCCGCCCAGGTCGAGGACCGTGGCGCGGGGGCGCTCCTCGATCACGTCGACGACGGATGCCGCACCCCGGGACCAGAGCGCCCACTCCAGCACCTGGAGGTTCTCCATCCGGTTGGCGAGCCGCACCCGCGCCGGGTCGCCCGAGCCGCGCAGCGAGGGGAGCATGTCCCGGGCGTCGAAGGACTCGGCCTCCCGTTCCTCGTGCAGCAGGGCGTTGTACTCCTCGGCATCCGCGATGGGGTCCATCTGCAGCACGGCCGCCTTCGACGCCGCCGCCAGGTCGACGTAGCGCACGTGCAGCGGCTCGCCTTCACCGGCACCGGAGCGGAACACCCGGATGTCCATGTCCGCGATGCGGGCGGCGTCCGCATCGTCTGCCGTCGGACGGGTCTCCCGCAGCCGCGTGTAGTCGCCGTTCGGGTCGAGGATCAGCAGCGGCAGCTCGGTGTGGAGCAGCAGCTGCTCCAGCACCACGCCCAGCGCATAGGTCTTGCCGCTGCCGCTCTGACCGACCCAGAACGTGTGCCGGTTGAAGCGTCGCGCATCGAGCGCGACATCGGTGTCGGGCTCTCCGGGAACAGTCCCGATCGTGAGGTTCGTCATCGCCTGGGTACGCCTTTCATCCCCGGTGCCGTCGTGGTGATCGACATCATCCTCGCTCGCGCGGGTACGCGCCAGTGCGGGGACGAGCGCGAATCGCAGACCGTCAGCGATCGACGGTGAACCAGGCCGTCGGGCCGTTGGCGAGCGACGGGGCCTCCTTCGCCCCGAAACGGGATGCGGCGCCCGGCCACGCGACGAAGCTCCTCTCGGCGCGCCGCGCGGTGTCACCCGTCAGCGGATCGACGGCGAACACGCCCGTCCCGCCGGTGCGCACCACACGCATCAGTTCACTGACGTACTCGGCGGTGCGGGTGTCACCGAGTGGCACGGATGCCCGCAACTCGCCGTTCCGCAAGCCGCCCTCCTCGGACCGTGACCGCACGAGGCTCGCGAGGCCGGCGCCGACGATCGCGTACACCCACCCCTGACCGGACGGGTGACGCACCACATAGTCACGATGGAACATGCTCTCGGAGATGATGCTCGTGTCCACGAGGGTGACGTGCGGGCCTGCGCACTCGCTCAGCGAGGGGCGGAACGTCGGGGTGCGCGTCTCGGGCTGTTGGAATGCGTCGACGAACCTCACCGCGGGGAGGCTGGTTCGCACCGCGTCGCTGAACTGATCTTCGTCCGCGGGCGTCATGAAGACGCAGAGCCGGTGGAGCTTCGACGGTGTACTCATGAAACCAGTGGCGACGTGATCTTGGTCGCCCGGTAGGACTGCCCATCCTTCGTGGCACGCCACCGCCGCCAGTGCTTCGTCGACATCCGGATAGGCAGGTGCTCCTGAACGTGAGCGGCAGCATCGTGCAACCGGTCGTCGGCGGGGAACCCGAGCCACAGCGAGAGGGACGAGGCCGTCGTGCCGAACGTCGCTCGCACCCCGGACGCGCCGAGGAGGCGCCCATAGCCGTCCACCGCGAACCGACCGAACGCATCGGGGTCGATCCCGTCGTACGGCGCGCGTGTCGCCGGGTCGACCAGCGCGATCTGCGCGGTCCAGACCAGCGAGGCCAGCGGATGCCCGTGGCCGGTCACCGCTCCCGCGTCAGCACCGCTCAGGGCGTCGAGCGTGGCATCGACGTCATCGGAGCGAACCCGCCACCGGGTGTGCGTGCGCTGTCGACTCTGCGGTCCGCCGAGGTGCGCTGCCGCGAAGGCCTCGAAGCGCCCTGCGACGTCGGGCGCGCCTCCGGCCCAGAGCTGGAAGGACGTCTCCGGGTCGCCGATGGTCACGCCGGCGGCATCCAGGAACGCCTGCACGCTCTCGTGGGCCGTGCGGGGCTTCTTGGTGCGAAGCGAGTGCGCACCTCCCGCCGAGGTCGGCAATCCGTCGTAGGTCACGACCTCCTGAGTCCACGTCACCCCTCCATTATCCCGACGACCAAGACACGCGCGAAGCGCTGCGGTCGGGCCCGGCACGCGGGAACGACGACAGCACGCGCCGATACTCTGGGTCCTGGCGTGGAGGACAGCCAGCAATCAAAGGGGTGGGCATGAGCAAGCGGACCATGGTGCTGCACAGCGCCCACCGGCATCAGTTCGATGCATCGGACCGAGACCTCATCTTCTACGACCAGCCCTCCTCCGCCGAGCAGCTGTCGCGCGTCACCGATGTGCACCTGTGGGCTCCCCCGGACGGGCCCATCGACCGTCTCCCGGAGGTCGTCACGGCGATGACGAGCCTGAAAACCCTCAGCATCGGCCCGGGCAGGGTCCTCCCCACCGTCGTCACCGGGCTGCGGCAGGGCGATCTCCCCGAGAGCCTGGAAGAGCTCTCGGTGCACATCGGCGAGCGGACCCTGGTGTGGCCGGATGTGGTGGTGCCGAATCTGAAGACCCTCTACGTCGGCGAACCCTTCCGCTTCCAGAACGAGCACTTCCCCCGGCTCCGCGCGCTCTCCCTCTACCCGCAGCGCTCTCTGAACAACGTGCGGCAGGCGCTCGACCTGCCACTGGAGGAACTGAACCTGCTGAACGTGCCCACGGATGAGGAGATCTTCCGCCTCGTCGAACCGGTCGGGCTTCGCCGGCTCGGGCTGATCGGGGGACGCACGCTGACGAGCCTCACCGGGATCAGCGCGCTGTCCCGGTTGGAGTCGCTGCGGCTCAAGAACCTCACCTCCCTGGGCGACATCTCCGAGCTGGCCGCTCTCCCGCAACTCGAGATCGTGAACATCCAGTACTGCAAGAAGATCACCGGCATCGCCGCCGTCAACGACCTCCCGCGGCTGCGCAAGCTCACGCTGGTCGGATGCGGCCACGTCGGCCTCGAGACGATCGAGGCGAAGCTGTCGACGCTGGATTGGGCCAACACGGGCGCGACCACATGACCGCCGGCCGGGAGACACCGCTCGGCGAGGAGGAGAGCTTCCGACGTGCCATCGAGCGCTTGCGCGAAGCCGGCTGGACGTGTGAGCCGCCTACCTCCGCGGAAGGCGATGTTCCGTCCGCGCTGCGCACGGCATCCGAAACGGCGATCCGCTGGGTGTCCTCGTTCTCGCTGCTGTCGAGTTCCGATGAGACCGTGTGGTTCCTGTCTCGCGACGACTACTCCACCGGAGCGGTGAGCACCTTCGCGTGGAACGAGTGGGAGCAGCTGAGCATCCAGGCCGCGACGACGGATGATGAGGCGCTCGCCGTCTCGCGTTTCTGGGAGCGCCACCTCCCCATCCTGCTCTCCGTTCGCAACGGATATGAGTACCTCGCTGTGCGAGACGACGGCGCAGTCGTGCACGGAACGGAGCCGGAGTTCGAAGAGGCGGTTGTCGTGTTCCCTCACTTCGCGGATCTGCTGAGGTACATCGACGCGCGGCCGGCGCGACGCGACGACATCGTCGACGGGTTGCTGTTCGATGGCGACAGCGCCCCTGACACGACGCCGGGCCTCTAACTCTCGGCCTCCGGGTCCAAGGGCAGATCGTCCGCACGCCCCGCAGCCGCGGCACGCGCATAGCGCTGCGCGTATGCGGCACGCGCGGCATCGGCCCGCTCCTCGCCGTCCCATTGGTCGGGCAGCGGCTCGCCCTCACGGCGCGAGCGTGTCACGCGTGCGGGACCGAACGCGATGGACGTGTTCACGAAGGTGCACCGGGTGAAGGTCGTGCTCGCCGAGAACGTCGCATCGACGAACGTGCAGTCCGTGAAGGTGGTGTCCGAGAAATCTGCGCCGCTGAGGTCCGCACCGTCGAACAGGCAGCGTTCGAATCGAGTATTCGGCAACGACCGCAAGGTGCGCAGATCCGCCCCGGTGAAGTCGCAGTCGGTGACCTGCGGTCCGATCGCCAGTCCCTTCAGTGACGCGGCACGGAAACTGCACCGCACGAAGCTGCGATCGAAACGGGGCTGCCCGGTGAGCGATGCGGAATCGAACAGGCAGTCGGAGAGCTCGGACTCGAAGAACATCAGGCGGCCGCGGGCATGACGGAAATCGGCGCGGGACAGCGTGAGGAACCGGAACTGCAGCCCTTCACGCCCCGCTTTCACGCCGCGCAGGTCGAGCCGACCCTCGTCCGTTTCCGGCCACTCGGTGTCGAACCGATGCGGACCCTTCACGATGCGCGCCTGCTGCAGTATCTGTTCCTGCAGCGCAGCCAGCCGATCAGGTGTCCACCGGCGTGACAGCGCGGCGTTGCCCGGCGCTTTCACCGGCTCATCCTGTCGGCAGCGGCTGGATCTTCGTCGATGAGGAACGCGATCCTCCCAAGCACCGCGTCCGCGTCGAAGGCCGCGTCACGAGCGGCGATGCGTCCGATGAGATCATCGACTGCTCCGTGGATGGTCTGCCGCAGGAAGGCGACCGGATCAGAGGCGGCGCCGACGTCGTCGTTGCTGATCCGGATCTCTCCGGTGACGGTGCGCCGCGCCAGAAACACTCGCGGGTTCCGCAACCCGGACGGCCTGGGCACCGGAGTGATCTCGCCACCGACGGTCAGGAAGAGGTCGAGTTGATACGAGAAGTCCATGGTGCGCAGGTGCTGCTTGATCCGCCCGACCTCCTCGATGAACCCCGCCTGCGGCGACGGACCACCCCACACCGTGCGAAACGTGAGCCGTCCATTCGGCACGCTGTCGCGTGCCGTTGTGACCGGCTCTCGCGGGGCTTCGCTTCCGGAGGGATCAGTCATCGTGAGGCCCCACCGGGATCGGGTCGGTGGCACCGTCCGGCGTCACGACTTCCCACCGCAGAACGGGCGTTCCCTTCGGGATGAGCGGGTCGATCCATTGGGCCACGGCTTCGACGATGGCATCTTCCAGTTGTTCTCGCGACCAACCAGCGGGTCGGGGCGGAACCGGGGGCTCCCAGCCTTCCTCGCCCCAGATCACGCTGAACAGCTCCCGTCCATCGCCGAGTTGCCGGTCGAGGCTGAACGAGTCGGCGCCCTCGAGGCGCGCCCAGACACCGAACGGACCCTCGGCGTCCTGATCGAGGAACACGTCGATCAGCACGCCGTCCGCACCCGCAGTTGCCGCGCGATGGAGCACGGAGAGCCGTACGGCCGTGGACGGTGACACCGAGTCGAGCACGGCTCTCAGCGCATCACGGTATTCGACAGTTCCCACCGGATCACCCTATCGACAGCGCTTCGAGGGCTGCGCGCGGCATGCTCCGTATTCGCATCCGGTTAGAAGTCGATAAAGCCCGCGACGACGTCGC
Coding sequences:
- a CDS encoding ABC transporter ATP-binding protein, whose protein sequence is MTGESSAAAEVLRLSGVDVVRGGRRILAAIDLTVRAGEHWALIGPNGAGKSTVLSMCGAQAHPTRGEVHVLGRQLGRVEIRLLRESIGHVNPRHPLRSPLTVREVVLTGATGTTELMNRWAPDPTILDRADRLIAMLGLGALEGTTWPTMSQGERGRALIARALLPDPALLLLDEPSTGLDVAAREQFLETLDLLHESQPGLATVLVTHHLEELPTTTTHAALIAKGRIVARGAADDVLTTELVTESFEYPIRIERRDQRWQARPGRVLVG
- a CDS encoding FadR/GntR family transcriptional regulator — its product is MAQVRRAPLADQAAELLLERIRSGEWALGEKLPGETTLAPQLGVGRSTVREAIRQLAGRGVLASRQGAGVFVTALDAPEDWDAVLRKAGVVAVIEARIAIEAEAAALAAERRTPADLRAIRRALDQREAQRSDLEGHVDADTAFHRAVVAAAHNPVLLDLFDTFTPRLREAMIEMLRMRREFGGDEDHEAHADQAAAIADRDAVAASERSRAHLRALRDGLA
- a CDS encoding 2-isopropylmalate synthase: MTTTPFTRISTPAGPIPDQAPSWNRQRRSQMPSHRYRDVHSRVELPLTRRDWPSRRLTEAPLWVPVDLRDGNQALAEPMDPARKRRFFELMVSMGYKEIEVGYPSASQTDYDFVRLIAEGGIAPSDVTIVVFTPARRDLIERTVASIQGISQPVVIHMYTATAPAWRDLVLGHSREGLKELILAGGRDVLEFAGDMPNVRFEFSPEVFNLTEPDYVLDICDAMTELWQATPERPVILNLPATVEVATPNVYADQIEYMHRNLARRDAVILSVHPHNDRGTGIACAELAVLAGAQRVEGCIFGNGERTGNVDIATLALNLHAQGIDPMIDFSDIDEIRRTVEYCNRIDIPERHPYVGDLVHTAFSGTHQDAIKKGFAEHRARAIAEGRPERDIEWRVPYLPIDPADIGRDYDAVIRVNSQSGKGGIAYLLESGYGIELPRRLQIDFARHVQRHTDATGTEVTAAELWDVFDRVYLGAPDDAAPAPVSLRAYDTAESEDGSRTRITLDVEGREHTSTHEEGGPVEALTAALAAEGFPVDVVSLHQTSVGTGDDSDALTLLEHRTADGIEWVAGQGRSVLTASLSAVMAAARSVARILPEALPQR
- a CDS encoding ATP-binding protein, with the protein product MTNLTIGTVPGEPDTDVALDARRFNRHTFWVGQSGSGKTYALGVVLEQLLLHTELPLLILDPNGDYTRLRETRPTADDADAARIADMDIRVFRSGAGEGEPLHVRYVDLAAASKAAVLQMDPIADAEEYNALLHEEREAESFDARDMLPSLRGSGDPARVRLANRMENLQVLEWALWSRGAASVVDVIEERPRATVLDLGGFEHRAEPKVAALAVLEHLWARREERRPVLIVIDEAHNLCSPHPETAVERALTEQLVQIAAEGRKFGLWLLLSTQRPTKIHPNVLSQCDNLALMRVNAPRDLAELADVFGFASEGAIRRSAEFLQGQALFAGGFISAPTFVQMGERITEEAGGDVKVPLRAAG
- a CDS encoding pentapeptide repeat-containing protein, whose protein sequence is MKAPGNAALSRRWTPDRLAALQEQILQQARIVKGPHRFDTEWPETDEGRLDLRGVKAGREGLQFRFLTLSRADFRHARGRLMFFESELSDCLFDSASLTGQPRFDRSFVRCSFRAASLKGLAIGPQVTDCDFTGADLRTLRSLPNTRFERCLFDGADLSGADFSDTTFTDCTFVDATFSASTTFTRCTFVNTSIAFGPARVTRSRREGEPLPDQWDGEERADAARAAYAQRYARAAAAGRADDLPLDPEAES
- a CDS encoding DUF6389 family protein, translating into MGTVEYRDALRAVLDSVSPSTAVRLSVLHRAATAGADGVLIDVFLDQDAEGPFGVWARLEGADSFSLDRQLGDGRELFSVIWGEEGWEPPVPPRPAGWSREQLEDAIVEAVAQWIDPLIPKGTPVLRWEVVTPDGATDPIPVGPHDD